From one Culex quinquefasciatus strain JHB chromosome 3, VPISU_Cqui_1.0_pri_paternal, whole genome shotgun sequence genomic stretch:
- the LOC6051345 gene encoding histone-lysine N-methyltransferase NSD2 has protein sequence MYVNIKSSAARDEEDSICEGKLLDKDPCGLHSNCINRALLLECNLKTCPAGEIHQNQCFKRKYIVQTDTQQGLELVAQEDAPGSVCGKVREGINNGELTRRIKQKQEQQGKNYYFMTVDSELTIDAEPKGNLARFINRSCEPWCEPYCETLLWKVGGSQSVGLFALSP, from the exons ATGTACGTCAACATCAAGTCCAGCGCGGCCAGAGACGAGGAG GACTCGATCTGTGAGGGCAAATTGTTGGACAAGGACCCGTGCGGGTTACACTCGAACTGCATCAACCGGGCGCTGCTCTTGGAGTGCAATTTGAAGACTTGTCCAGCAGGCGAAATTCACCAGAACCAGTGTTTCAAACGGAAGTACATAGTACAAACGGATACCCAACAAGGGTTGGAACTGGTCGCTCAGGAAGATGCACCAGGGTCTGTTTGTGGTAAAGTCCGAGAGGGGATCAACAACGGGGAGTTAACGCGGCGGATAAAACAAAAGCAGGAGCAACAGggcaaaaattactatttcATGACGGTGGACTCGGAGTTGACGATCGACGCGGAGCCCAAGGGCAACTTGGCCCGGTTCATCAACCGCTCGTGCGAGCCTTGGTGCGAGCCCTACTGCGAGACGCTGCTTTGGAAGGTCGGCGGAAGCCAATCCGTGGGGCTGTTTGCCCTCAGTCCTTGA